The Streptococcus parasanguinis genomic sequence TTCTTGTATTGGAAGGAAAAATCCTTCAGTTCAATCATTGCTTCTTTCATTTAGTTTGCCTTTCCCCAAAAGAGCGCAAATTGGATGGCTAACTCCGCGATTCGATCCTTGCTATCTAAATCCTCATGACTAGATAAGGTTCGGATATCCCATTTTTCTTCCGAGAGGTGGTCTGCTGCATAGAAGAAATGGCAGAGCTCAAAGCCCCTATAAGCTGCTAAGGCTGCCACTGCCGAACATTCCATATCCACACAGATGGCTCCTGCTTCCTTTCGTCGCTTCATCTTGTCGATGGTTTCCCGGTAGGGTGCATCTGTCGTCCACACTTTTCCTGACTGATAAGAAACCTTGTGACTGTCCAGAAAGGCTTGGAAGAGAGGGAGGGTTTTCTTGTTTACTTCCACTTCATCATTAGCCGGAAGATAGTGGTAACTGGTCCCCTCGTCGCGAAGAGCAGCCGTTGGAATGATGATGGAGGTTGCTTCGATATCACGGTCTAAAACCCCACAGGTTCCAAAGAGCACCAGTTTTTCCATCCCAAATTGAATCAGGTCCTCTATAATCCCCACACAGGAAGCAGCCCCAACTGGTGCATTAAAGGCACCAATCTGTTGGTCTCCAATAGTGATCCCATAGACCAGGACTTCAAAATTGGCCATGGAGGTTCTTGCAATGACCTCATGTTCATAATTTTCAAGGAGGCGAGCAAAAGTTACTCTTGAAAAGCAAGAAATGACTACTTTGGGAAATCCTTCAATTGGTTGGTGTAAGTCTTGTGGATTGATAATCGCCTGTCGATTGGCATCAAATTCTTCTAACAGCATTTCGTGCACCTCTTTCATTCTACTTCTAGGCCCCTATTATACCATAATTAGCCTAGTCATTGGTTTTTGATCAAAGGAAGGAGTATAAAAAAGAACTGCTCCCAGACGTTAGATTTTTAGGATCAAACGTCGAAGGGACAGTTCACTGCGATATTTTTTACTTGTTTTCCAACTGCGCTAATTCTAGCAACCGTTCTTTGGACAATTTTTTGATTTCAATTTGACTAGCATCTAGCAGCTGGTATTCATCTGGCTCTAGCGCTTCTATAAGGTTCTTCAGAGCAAGAGACCCAATTGGATGGTAATTCTCTGGCTTATCCGGATCTCCATCGATCGCAACCAATAGAACTCGCCAATCAATGATACCTGCTAAGCCCACAATTTCTACATATTCTGCAGGAACATGTGGCACGCTTGGCAAGACCGTATCCGTATCTTCTGTCAAGCTATAGCTGGCTAAGAAGGCTCCTGTCTCCTTCTGTTGATAAAAACGGACTTGACTGAAATAAGCTGCACTATATTGAATCTTCTTGATAAAGGTAGAGTAGGCTTCTAGTGGATGGACATGGTTCAAGACTTCCTGCACTGTATCCCGATCCAAATAGACTGGATGAGCGAAGCCTTGTACTTCAAACTCTTTTAGATCTTTTTCTTTCGTCACATTACCCAGCGTTTCTAGGATAACGACTTCATAATCAAAATGGAAAATAGAATCTGGAGTATAGCTCACGCCGTCGCTGGCCACAATCTCCGTTCCTAATACTTCTCCTAGGCGACTGATCCATCGAAGGGCCAACTGCCAATCTTCTTCTATCGCAAAAGAGGGCACCTGAATCTGATAAGACTCTTCCTCATCAAAATAGCGTAACTGCAGAGGAAGACCGCTCTTACCAAATACGATACAGTTCAAGCCTTCAAAATCATTTAAGG encodes the following:
- a CDS encoding nucleoside phosphorylase, whose protein sequence is MLLEEFDANRQAIINPQDLHQPIEGFPKVVISCFSRVTFARLLENYEHEVIARTSMANFEVLVYGITIGDQQIGAFNAPVGAASCVGIIEDLIQFGMEKLVLFGTCGVLDRDIEATSIIIPTAALRDEGTSYHYLPANDEVEVNKKTLPLFQAFLDSHKVSYQSGKVWTTDAPYRETIDKMKRRKEAGAICVDMECSAVAALAAYRGFELCHFFYAADHLSEEKWDIRTLSSHEDLDSKDRIAELAIQFALFWGKAN
- a CDS encoding DUF4299 family protein; the protein is MSIVFSIKNKKSLFGYQKVLAAQEVLKLVEGLTTYNYDPATLHRPLNDFEGLNCIVFGKSGLPLQLRYFDEEESYQIQVPSFAIEEDWQLALRWISRLGEVLGTEIVASDGVSYTPDSIFHFDYEVVILETLGNVTKEKDLKEFEVQGFAHPVYLDRDTVQEVLNHVHPLEAYSTFIKKIQYSAAYFSQVRFYQQKETGAFLASYSLTEDTDTVLPSVPHVPAEYVEIVGLAGIIDWRVLLVAIDGDPDKPENYHPIGSLALKNLIEALEPDEYQLLDASQIEIKKLSKERLLELAQLENK